One region of Eupeodes corollae chromosome 1, idEupCoro1.1, whole genome shotgun sequence genomic DNA includes:
- the LOC129939565 gene encoding zinc finger protein 26, translating into MNTTMDLKRSQSEDDGSSSLRDSGISLSDETLEEEVTKEDVKKRKWRKAPKKYECAVCEKQFKGLTDLKRHLLIHSNQKPFKCDLCEKSYRQKVNLSYHMKMVHSNEKEFICGFCKKPFAYKQRLRLHLRVHTGEKPYCCQYCTKSFARSGQLKQHLETHEVNKFYCEICSSTFASERSLKCHVARHGDEPNRICQICKKAFMNSKIMQAHMVRVHSNAEQFECPICELTITTEDLQTHMKVHSPAKRFQCEHCDAAFAQKCQYKVHLRTHTGERPFQCKVCWQTFAHNSVLKLHIRKHTGEKPIKCLLCKDSYVAFSQLAHLKTHMRTIHKKDNSYACEACKECFKVKFHLDRHKEACKKYQSLKRTESLEILENSEQDTEKLSSLRYLIAVLLKSISTPEKLTDLGFGKRLIDNVLMASLKLAKRKCFEKKKMHELDKLKLNIQSFLEWIVPEEVWNEFKKECPSTESILEKIVTMYLKQVTE; encoded by the exons ATGAATACAACAATGGATCTGAAAAGATCCCAATCCGAGGACGATGGTAGCAGCTCCTTGCGTGATAGTGGAATATCTCTATCAGATGAAACGCTTGAAGAAGAGGTCACAAAGGAAGACGTCAAGAAGAGGAAATGGCGAAAGGCACCTAAAAAATACGAATGCGCTGTGTGTGAGAAACAATTCAAAGGTTTGACAGACTTGAAGAGACACTTATTGATTCATTCGAATCAGAAGCCTTTCAAATGTGACTTGTGTGAGAAGTCCTATCGACAGAAAGTCAATTTGAGTTATCACATGAAAATGGTGCATAGCAATGAAAAGGAGTTCATTTGTGGATTCTGTAAGAAACCATTTGCCTATAAGCAACGCCTCAGACTGCACTTGAGGGTGCATACTGGAGAGAAGCcttattgttgtcaatattgtACAAAGTCTTTTGCTCGAAGTGGACAG ctaAAACAGCATTTAGAAACTCACGAGGTGAACAAATTTTATTGTGAAATATGCTCATCGACATTTGCCAGTGAGAGAAGTCTTAAGTGTCATGTGGCACGCCACGGAGACGAACCAAATCGTATTTGTCAAATATGCAAAAAAGCATTTATGAATTCCAAAATCATGCAAGCTCATATGGTGCGAGTTCATTCGAATGCCGAACAATTCGAGTGTCCGATATGTGAGCTAACAATCACCACAGAGGACCTTCAGACCCATATGAAAGTTCACAGTCCAGCTAAGCGATTTCAGTGTGAACACTGTGATGCAGCGTTTGCCCAGAAATGCCAATATAAAGTTCACTTGAGAACACACACCGGAGAACGGCCTTTTCAATGCAAG gtttgctGGCAGACCTTTGCCCACAACAGTGTCCTTAAATTGCACATTCGCAAACACACCGGAGAGAAACCAATCAAATGCTTGCTGTGCAAGGATTCCTATGTAGCCTTCTCGCAGTTGGCTCACTTAAAAACTCACATGCGTAccatacacaaaaaagataACTCATACGCATGTGAGGCGTGCAAAGAGTGCTTCAAAGTTAAATTCCACCTTGATAGACACAAAGAAGCCTGCAAAAAGTACCAATCACTCAAACGAACTGAATCGCTCGAAATTCTTGAAAATTCCGAACAGGATACGGAAAAACTATCAAGCCTTAGATATCTCATAGCTGTGCTACTGAAAAGTATATCCACACCGGAAAAACTCACAGATTTGGGTTTTGGTAAGCGACTAATAGACAACGTCCTGATGGCATCTCTCAAGCTGGCCAAACGAAAATGTttcgaaaagaagaaaatgcaTGAGTTGGATAAGTTGAAGCTGAATATACAATCATTCCTAGAATGGATTGTTCCCGAGGAGGTTTGGAATGAGTTCAAAAAAGAGTGTCCTTCCACAGAGagtattttagagaaaattgtcACAATGTATTTAAAACAGGTAACAGAgtaa